In Alkalimarinus alittae, the DNA window TTTGTTATACCTCTTGCGTGAGCTGTGAAGTAATGTGGTTACATAAATGTTGACTGCTGCTCAGTGCTCCGGCCACACCACCACCCGCTAACCAATCGGCACAACAACCAAGTTTTAGGGTGTTGTTCCATATAAAAGGCTGGTTTTCAGGTTTGTGGCCCTCAAAGCTGCGCTTGATGGCTTTATGGTCATGATTCGCTAGCCGCCAATAATGGCTAGTAATCACCTTAGCTTGGCTTGTATTAAAATGCTGGCAAAACAGTCTTGCCATGTCCTCCGCTACGCTTTGCGCATCTTTATGTTGCTGTTGTTGAGCCCACGAGTGAGTACTGTGGAGTATCCATACCTCAGGTGTTTGATGGTCCATTGAGTTAGAGTGATTAAATTTACTATTGGCTCTAATCGCTTTTGAAAATACCGGATGCTCGCCGCAATAGAGATCTAATAATTGCGTTTGCGGTTGGTCGAATGTAACGGCACAAATATATTGAGGTAGGCTTGCTTCAGCCGCACTGAGTACAGGGTTGTTAATCAGGTCATGCTGCCCTGGTTGATGGCCTTTGCTCATTAAATCGTGAAGCGCAACTAAGTTATATGTTTGCTCAGCCGGTGCGGTCACAATAACAGCCTTAGCCTCAACGATGAGCTGGCCTTGTTGGTCGAGTAGCTGCCAATAATTGTTAACACGGCTTAATTTATGCACATGACGCTGGGTTAAACAGTCTACGCCTGCCGCAAGGTGTCGGTGAAAGGCATTCATCGAAGGAGTACCACAGAGCTCGATTTTTTTAACCGGCAGAGACTGTGACTCAAACTCACCAGTTGTGAATAGCCATTCAGTTAAATAGCCTGATCTTAGCCATTGGTTCATGTTAGCGATAAGAATAGGGTGCTCATCAAAGGGGATTGAAAAATGGGGTGCCCCTATATCAACACTAATGTAATCAAGCACACGTCTTCGACTACAGCGACCACCTAAACCACGG includes these proteins:
- a CDS encoding NAD(P)/FAD-dependent oxidoreductase, producing the protein MNKTLRGVAIIGAGTAGALAANQLSAAGLDCCIVEKSRGLGGRCSRRRVLDYISVDIGAPHFSIPFDEHPILIANMNQWLRSGYLTEWLFTTGEFESQSLPVKKIELCGTPSMNAFHRHLAAGVDCLTQRHVHKLSRVNNYWQLLDQQGQLIVEAKAVIVTAPAEQTYNLVALHDLMSKGHQPGQHDLINNPVLSAAEASLPQYICAVTFDQPQTQLLDLYCGEHPVFSKAIRANSKFNHSNSMDHQTPEVWILHSTHSWAQQQQHKDAQSVAEDMARLFCQHFNTSQAKVITSHYWRLANHDHKAIKRSFEGHKPENQPFIWNNTLKLGCCADWLAGGGVAGALSSSQHLCNHITSQLTQEV